A stretch of the Pan troglodytes isolate AG18354 chromosome 20, NHGRI_mPanTro3-v2.0_pri, whole genome shotgun sequence genome encodes the following:
- the FXYD3 gene encoding FXYD domain-containing ion transport regulator 3 isoform X2, with translation MQKVTLGLLVFLAGLPVLDANDLEDKNSPFYYDWHSLQVGGLICAGVLCAMGIIIVMSAKCKCKFGQKSGHHPGETPPLITPGSAQS, from the exons ATGCAGAAGGTGACCCTGGGCCTGCTTGTGTTCCTGGCAG GCTTGCCTGTCCTGGACGCCAATGACCTAGAAG ATAAAAACAGTCCTTTCTACTATG ACTGGCACAGCCTCCAGGTTGGCGGGCTCATCTGCGCTGGGGTTCTGTGCGCCATGGGCATCATCATCGTCATGA GTGCAAAATGCAAATGCAAGTTTGGCCAGAAGTCCGG TCACCATCCAGGGGAGACTCCACCTCTCATCACCCCAG
- the FXYD3 gene encoding FXYD domain-containing ion transport regulator 3 isoform X1: MQKVTLGLLVFLAGLPVLDANDLEDKNSPFYYDWHSLQVGGLICAGVLCAMGIIIVMSEWRSSGEQAGRGWGSPPLTTQLSPTGAKCKCKFGQKSGHHPGETPPLITPGSAQS, from the exons ATGCAGAAGGTGACCCTGGGCCTGCTTGTGTTCCTGGCAG GCTTGCCTGTCCTGGACGCCAATGACCTAGAAG ATAAAAACAGTCCTTTCTACTATG ACTGGCACAGCCTCCAGGTTGGCGGGCTCATCTGCGCTGGGGTTCTGTGCGCCATGGGCATCATCATCGTCATGAGTGAGTGGAGGAGCTCGGGGGAGCAGGCGGGCCGGGGCTGGGGCTCCCCTCCCCTGACCACTCAGCTCTCCCCAACAGGTGCAAAATGCAAATGCAAGTTTGGCCAGAAGTCCGG TCACCATCCAGGGGAGACTCCACCTCTCATCACCCCAG